The following proteins are encoded in a genomic region of Tenacibaculum sp. 190524A05c:
- a CDS encoding VPS10 domain-containing protein, producing MNKLIKVLACGVITISTSVNAQDIVLKGKELFGNLKAREIGPALMSGRIIDLENHPTNSKIIYAGAAGGGVWKSENAGATFAPIFDEHAQSIGSIAVDPSDPDNTIWVGTGEIWTRNSVSLGDGLYKSKDGGANWKKIGFEKSERISSIKINPNNSNEVYVAVLGALWSDSEERGVYKTTDGGKTWDKILYTNEKTGASDLIMDPTNPNILYASMWEFRRTGWGFNSGGPGSALYKSTDAGKTWNKIHNGFPQGDLGRFAIAIAPSKPELIFAVVESKENKGLYRSDDAGKNWKLLNSDFGLVVRPFYFSRLVVHPTNPDILAKGGLFGSISRDGGKTFKNLGEMHADIHDIVFDIKNPDAMFVGTDGGVYRSWDGGATMDMVDNLPLSQFYHISVDNQEPYNIYGGLQDNGSWYGPSSSPGGIEARDWKRVGVGDGFRVLKHPTKNIIYSEMQGAQQVWRYDVDKNYNKTIQPLPIKGEADLRFNWNAPMAVSTHQPDRFYMGSQFLHVSEDMGDNWKKISPDLTTNDPAKQDKESGGISVDKSGAETHTTIFTIAESPLDEKVIWVGTDDGNVQVTQNGGKTWENTVANITGLPKNTWVYHIEASSHNKGTAYAVFDGHTSGDMNTYVYKTTDFGKTWKSIVTDDIIGFARNIQEDYVNEDLLFLGTEFGLFITIDGGKNWSRFTNKMPATAVHFIDLQKQTNDLVLGTHGRGVIIIDDISPLREVNQGMLSKNVHFFKSKPAVIKEQGGFGGGSTELQFVGSNPSSAAKIIYYLKKRHTFGKMTLTIKDQNDNELITLTPGKAKGINVVSWGFRQKNPKVAAGKNFTRGGFTAPRVPAGTYKVVLKKGKKEYTNTIVVQNDPKSQISDSDRKAQRKTTMELYDDMESLAYLVHKVDAYLKSANQLKEDNKFKKVATKVIEALQPLKETLVVTTGDNYVGEAEPELREKLSDLYSEVANQFEKPSLSQIENQGVLKTRLTKAQEDFEKLNKKVISKFEKRKVKEGKKPTKVLSKEEFLSKK from the coding sequence ATGAATAAGCTGATTAAAGTTTTAGCTTGTGGTGTTATTACAATATCCACAAGTGTAAATGCTCAAGATATAGTTCTTAAAGGAAAAGAACTATTTGGGAACTTAAAAGCAAGAGAAATTGGTCCTGCTTTAATGAGTGGTCGTATTATCGATCTTGAAAATCATCCAACAAATTCAAAAATAATTTATGCAGGTGCTGCTGGTGGTGGTGTTTGGAAATCTGAAAATGCAGGTGCAACCTTTGCTCCTATTTTTGATGAACATGCACAATCTATTGGTAGTATTGCTGTAGATCCAAGTGATCCAGATAATACTATTTGGGTAGGAACTGGTGAAATTTGGACAAGGAATAGTGTTTCTTTAGGTGATGGTTTATATAAATCTAAAGACGGAGGTGCAAACTGGAAAAAGATCGGTTTTGAAAAATCGGAACGCATCAGTAGTATAAAAATTAATCCGAATAACTCAAATGAAGTTTATGTTGCCGTTTTAGGTGCACTTTGGAGCGATAGCGAAGAAAGAGGTGTTTATAAAACCACTGATGGAGGAAAAACTTGGGACAAGATTTTATATACAAATGAAAAAACTGGAGCAAGTGATTTAATCATGGATCCAACAAACCCAAACATTCTTTACGCTTCAATGTGGGAGTTCAGAAGAACAGGTTGGGGATTTAATTCTGGTGGTCCAGGAAGTGCCTTGTATAAATCAACCGATGCTGGTAAAACTTGGAATAAAATACATAATGGTTTTCCTCAAGGAGATTTAGGTCGTTTTGCAATTGCTATTGCTCCTTCTAAACCAGAATTAATTTTTGCGGTTGTAGAAAGTAAAGAAAATAAAGGTTTATATCGTTCTGATGATGCTGGAAAAAACTGGAAATTATTAAACAGTGATTTCGGTTTAGTGGTTCGTCCTTTCTATTTTTCTAGATTGGTTGTTCACCCAACAAATCCTGATATTTTAGCTAAAGGAGGATTGTTTGGTTCTATCTCAAGAGACGGAGGTAAAACGTTTAAGAATTTAGGAGAAATGCATGCTGATATCCATGATATTGTTTTTGACATCAAAAACCCAGATGCTATGTTCGTAGGAACTGATGGTGGTGTTTATAGAAGTTGGGATGGAGGTGCAACTATGGATATGGTTGATAATCTTCCGCTTTCTCAATTTTATCACATTAGTGTTGATAATCAAGAACCATATAATATTTATGGAGGTTTACAGGATAACGGTTCTTGGTATGGACCTTCTTCTTCTCCTGGAGGAATTGAAGCAAGAGACTGGAAACGTGTTGGTGTTGGTGATGGATTTAGAGTTTTAAAACACCCAACTAAAAACATTATCTATTCTGAAATGCAAGGTGCACAACAAGTTTGGAGATACGATGTAGATAAAAATTATAATAAAACTATTCAACCATTACCTATCAAAGGAGAAGCAGATTTACGTTTTAACTGGAATGCTCCGATGGCGGTAAGTACGCATCAACCAGATCGCTTTTACATGGGAAGTCAGTTTTTACATGTAAGTGAAGATATGGGAGATAACTGGAAGAAAATTTCTCCAGATTTAACTACGAATGATCCAGCAAAACAAGATAAAGAATCAGGAGGAATTTCTGTTGACAAATCCGGTGCTGAAACACATACTACCATATTTACAATAGCTGAATCTCCTTTAGATGAAAAGGTAATTTGGGTAGGAACAGATGATGGAAATGTTCAAGTAACTCAAAACGGAGGAAAAACTTGGGAAAATACAGTTGCTAATATAACTGGTTTACCTAAAAACACTTGGGTATATCATATTGAAGCAAGTTCTCATAATAAAGGAACGGCATACGCTGTTTTCGACGGACATACTTCAGGAGATATGAATACGTATGTATACAAAACTACAGACTTTGGTAAAACTTGGAAATCAATAGTTACAGATGACATCATTGGTTTTGCAAGAAACATTCAAGAAGATTATGTAAATGAAGATTTACTTTTCTTAGGTACTGAGTTTGGTTTATTCATTACTATCGATGGTGGTAAAAACTGGTCGAGATTTACGAATAAAATGCCAGCAACTGCAGTTCACTTTATCGATTTACAAAAACAAACAAACGATTTAGTTTTAGGAACACACGGGCGTGGTGTAATTATTATTGATGATATTTCTCCGTTACGTGAAGTAAATCAAGGAATGTTATCAAAGAATGTTCATTTCTTTAAATCTAAACCTGCAGTTATAAAAGAACAAGGTGGTTTTGGTGGAGGAAGTACAGAACTTCAATTTGTTGGAAGCAATCCAAGTTCTGCTGCTAAGATTATTTATTATTTAAAAAAGCGTCATACGTTTGGTAAAATGACCTTAACGATTAAAGATCAAAATGACAATGAACTAATTACGTTAACTCCAGGTAAGGCAAAAGGAATTAATGTTGTGAGTTGGGGTTTCAGACAGAAAAACCCAAAGGTTGCCGCTGGTAAAAACTTTACTCGTGGTGGATTTACAGCTCCACGAGTTCCTGCTGGAACCTATAAAGTTGTGCTTAAAAAAGGTAAAAAAGAATATACAAACACTATTGTAGTTCAAAATGATCCTAAATCACAAATAAGTGATAGTGATAGAAAAGCACAACGCAAAACTACCATGGAATTGTATGATGACATGGAAAGCTTAGCTTATTTAGTTCATAAAGTTGATGCATATTTAAAATCGGCAAATCAACTAAAAGAAGATAATAAGTTTAAAAAAGTGGCAACTAAAGTAATTGAAGCGTTACAACCATTAAAAGAAACATTAGTGGTAACTACCGGAGATAACTATGTTGGTGAAGCTGAACCAGAACTTCGTGAAAAGCTTTCTGATTTATATTCTGAAGTTGCGAATCAATTTGAAAAACCATCTTTATCACAAATAGAAAATCAAGGAGTATTAAAAACTCGTTTGACAAAAGCTCAAGAAGATTTTGAAAAACTCAATAAAAAAGTAATTTCAAAATTTGAAAAGCGAAAAGTAAAAGAAGGTAAAAAACCAACTAAGGTTTTAAGTAAGGAAGAATTCTTATCTAAAAAATAA
- a CDS encoding outer membrane lipoprotein-sorting protein gives MKNLKTLFFAFTLLFSLANYAQTADEIISTYIENIGGKEKLEQLKGVQMIGNMKMQGMEIPFEMLSTKDGKQLVSIELQGNKMVWSAFDGEVSWQRNQMTMDAEKSDNEATQNLKNELEQFPDPFLNYKEKGYTVELIGKETIDGTETFKIKLTKKPVLVNGELVPNITHYYFDTENFVPIVTESQVNQGPMKGQTVKSTLSDYQEVGGIYFPFSIGSQFQTMEFKEIKLNPEVDAASFALPAKK, from the coding sequence ATGAAAAATCTAAAAACTTTATTTTTTGCTTTCACTCTACTTTTCTCATTAGCTAATTATGCACAAACTGCTGATGAAATTATTAGCACCTATATCGAGAATATTGGAGGTAAAGAAAAATTAGAACAATTAAAAGGTGTTCAAATGATTGGTAACATGAAAATGCAAGGAATGGAAATTCCTTTTGAAATGTTATCCACTAAAGATGGAAAACAATTAGTTTCTATTGAATTACAAGGAAATAAAATGGTATGGTCTGCTTTTGATGGAGAAGTTTCTTGGCAAAGAAACCAAATGACAATGGATGCTGAAAAAAGTGATAACGAAGCTACACAAAACTTAAAAAATGAATTAGAGCAGTTTCCTGATCCATTCTTAAACTACAAAGAAAAAGGGTATACAGTGGAATTAATCGGAAAAGAAACGATTGATGGAACTGAAACTTTTAAAATCAAATTAACTAAAAAGCCTGTTTTAGTTAATGGTGAATTAGTACCTAACATTACTCACTACTATTTTGATACTGAAAACTTTGTACCAATCGTTACAGAATCTCAAGTAAATCAAGGTCCAATGAAAGGTCAAACTGTAAAATCTACTTTAAGTGATTATCAAGAAGTTGGAGGAATTTATTTCCCATTTAGTATCGGAAGTCAGTTCCAAACTATGGAATTCAAAGAAATTAAATTGAATCCTGAAGTTGATGCTGCTTCTTTTGCTTTACCAGCGAAGAAATAA
- a CDS encoding transglutaminase domain-containing protein yields the protein MVKKFILIVLVLSFVTSESQSDVYIKNKVRNYTNIKSSHELFKKIEKDFITNVSRVKAGYAWITLHIKYQVSNSILIKEPEQILYYNQEDLANKIQMKNDKLVEKAIKEKAGVCEHMALVLHKLCNYFSIENELIKGYVKNSPDEIGSNPRFKNHIWNAVKLDKKWRLIDTTFGVDYDSYFDRAESNFTYFDIPKEQMRLTHYPSDEKWLTYINQSTIKRFSALPMFWDSFIEAKAELVSPKIGMLNDEEKRKSFTFRNLDENMKITYKFENENFTKTPRIRRSRNYTNVIINTRRKGILTLYFNDESALAFRVGE from the coding sequence ATGGTTAAGAAATTTATTCTAATTGTGCTTGTTTTAAGCTTCGTAACAAGCGAGTCTCAAAGTGATGTTTACATTAAAAACAAAGTGAGAAATTATACTAATATTAAAAGTTCTCATGAATTATTTAAAAAGATAGAGAAAGACTTTATAACTAATGTAAGTAGGGTAAAGGCAGGATACGCTTGGATTACACTTCACATAAAATATCAGGTTTCGAATAGTATTTTAATAAAAGAACCTGAACAAATATTATATTACAATCAGGAAGATTTAGCTAACAAGATTCAAATGAAGAATGATAAGTTGGTTGAGAAAGCAATTAAAGAAAAGGCTGGTGTTTGCGAGCATATGGCATTGGTTTTACATAAGCTTTGTAATTATTTTTCTATTGAGAATGAGTTGATAAAAGGATATGTTAAAAATTCTCCTGATGAAATTGGATCGAATCCTAGGTTTAAAAATCACATTTGGAATGCTGTGAAATTAGATAAAAAGTGGAGGTTAATTGATACCACTTTCGGGGTGGATTATGATAGTTATTTTGATAGAGCTGAATCTAACTTTACGTATTTTGATATTCCGAAGGAGCAAATGCGATTAACTCATTATCCAAGTGATGAGAAATGGTTGACTTATATTAATCAATCAACAATTAAAAGATTTAGTGCTTTACCAATGTTTTGGGACAGCTTTATAGAAGCTAAAGCAGAGTTAGTTTCTCCAAAAATTGGGATGTTAAATGATGAAGAAAAAAGAAAGAGTTTTACGTTTAGGAATTTGGATGAAAATATGAAGATTACCTATAAATTCGAAAATGAAAACTTCACAAAAACACCTAGGATAAGACGATCAAGAAATTATACGAATGTTATTATAAATACAAGGAGAAAAGGAATACTAACATTATATTTTAATGATGAGTCAGCTTTAGCATTTAGAGTTGGGGAATAA
- a CDS encoding DUF1801 domain-containing protein — protein MKPAEVYILNLEEPFKSIVMHLQLIIEQQFPEVELQFKWKIPFYVLDGSPFCYLNPSKKKGYVDVGFYGDHKFEKYNEFLISEGRKVVKSLRYFSIEEINSEILTYILHEANSNKEKGFWKK, from the coding sequence ATGAAACCTGCTGAAGTTTATATTCTCAATTTAGAAGAACCGTTCAAATCTATTGTCATGCATTTACAATTGATTATTGAACAGCAGTTCCCCGAAGTAGAATTACAATTCAAATGGAAAATTCCATTTTACGTGTTAGATGGAAGTCCATTTTGTTATTTGAATCCATCAAAGAAAAAAGGCTATGTTGATGTAGGGTTTTATGGTGATCACAAATTTGAAAAATACAATGAATTCCTAATTTCAGAAGGACGCAAAGTTGTCAAGTCATTACGATATTTTTCCATAGAAGAAATAAATAGTGAAATTTTGACCTACATACTTCATGAAGCCAATAGTAATAAAGAAAAAGGGTTTTGGAAAAAATAG
- a CDS encoding transcriptional regulator has protein sequence MKNILNNINKAFDHRIRLGIMSILVVNEYADFKTLKELLGVTDGNLASHSKALEKVGFIVVEKQFIGRKPNTKYVATQLGKDEFKKHVEALEKLIKGK, from the coding sequence TTGAAGAATATTCTTAATAATATTAATAAAGCATTTGATCATAGAATCCGATTAGGCATCATGTCTATATTGGTAGTAAATGAGTATGCTGATTTTAAAACCTTAAAAGAGTTGTTAGGTGTTACGGATGGGAACTTAGCAAGTCACTCAAAAGCTTTAGAAAAAGTTGGGTTTATCGTAGTAGAAAAACAATTTATTGGTAGAAAACCCAATACAAAATATGTTGCAACGCAATTAGGAAAAGATGAATTTAAGAAGCATGTGGAAGCTTTGGAAAAATTGATAAAAGGGAAGTAA
- the creD gene encoding cell envelope integrity protein CreD, producing MEKVNEQTGKFGKWLKHSISARMLMVGLLILILLIPLSYVKDLIRERQYNQKAVINEINQKWGGEVLLYGPMLKVPYKTYKIKHIYNQATKTNQEETIESIRYAYFFPNQLGIQTTVNPQQKKRGIYETAVYGSEININGNFTKPDFSELDIQEKDILWEKSKLIIETSNLKGVSSLVEIQFHKNNYAFESKYDNDHTNSNGDVYDAHAKSYSYLNLHKLESKSIKKEDLPLEKAVEFSLKMNVNGSKQIRFIPVGKETNVNIKSNWTTANFLGEYLPYNPDKIKEDGFDAKWKVLDINRPFPQQSFNGIPNLKKYAFGVNFMIPVDQYQKSERSAKYGFLVISLTFLVFFLIQTMSKIAIHPFQYLMIGIALTMFYTLLISISEHSNFLNAYIIAGTAVVVLITLYSKSILKTFKFPMFIGISLTALYTFIFIIIQLESYALLVGSVGLFVILASVMYASRKIDWQNG from the coding sequence ATGGAAAAAGTTAATGAACAAACGGGAAAATTTGGAAAATGGCTAAAACACTCTATTTCGGCCAGAATGTTAATGGTTGGATTGTTAATTTTAATTCTACTCATTCCACTTTCATATGTGAAAGACTTAATTCGAGAACGACAGTACAATCAAAAGGCGGTAATCAATGAGATAAATCAAAAGTGGGGAGGAGAAGTTTTATTGTATGGACCCATGTTAAAAGTACCTTACAAAACCTATAAGATTAAACATATCTATAATCAAGCAACGAAAACAAATCAGGAAGAAACTATTGAAAGTATTAGATACGCGTATTTTTTTCCTAATCAATTGGGAATTCAAACAACAGTAAATCCTCAACAAAAAAAACGAGGGATTTATGAAACCGCTGTTTATGGAAGTGAGATCAATATTAATGGAAATTTTACCAAACCAGATTTTAGTGAATTGGATATTCAAGAAAAAGATATTCTTTGGGAAAAATCTAAACTGATAATTGAAACCTCAAATTTGAAAGGAGTAAGTAGTTTGGTAGAAATTCAATTTCATAAAAACAATTATGCTTTCGAATCTAAATATGATAATGACCACACCAATTCAAATGGTGATGTATACGATGCTCACGCAAAATCGTATTCATATTTAAATCTTCATAAGTTAGAGAGTAAATCAATCAAGAAAGAAGATTTGCCACTTGAAAAAGCAGTTGAATTTTCTTTAAAAATGAATGTAAACGGTAGTAAACAAATTCGTTTTATTCCTGTGGGAAAAGAAACAAATGTAAATATTAAATCAAATTGGACTACAGCGAACTTTTTAGGTGAATATTTGCCTTATAATCCTGATAAAATTAAAGAAGACGGATTTGATGCAAAATGGAAAGTTTTAGATATAAATAGGCCTTTTCCTCAACAATCATTCAATGGAATTCCTAACTTAAAGAAATATGCTTTTGGAGTGAATTTTATGATTCCTGTAGATCAGTATCAAAAAAGTGAACGTTCTGCTAAATATGGTTTTTTAGTTATCTCATTAACATTTCTGGTATTCTTTTTAATTCAAACAATGAGTAAAATAGCGATACATCCTTTTCAGTATTTAATGATAGGAATTGCTCTAACGATGTTTTATACGTTATTAATCTCAATATCAGAGCATAGTAATTTTTTAAATGCGTATATTATAGCTGGAACTGCGGTTGTTGTTCTAATAACCTTGTATTCAAAATCGATATTAAAAACCTTTAAATTCCCAATGTTTATAGGAATCAGCTTAACAGCTTTATATACATTTATTTTTATAATTATTCAGTTAGAAAGCTATGCTTTATTAGTAGGAAGTGTTGGATTGTTTGTGATCTTGGCGTCTGTCATGTATGCGTCTAGAAAAATAGATTGGCAAAACGGATAA
- a CDS encoding DUF1361 domain-containing protein, producing MLIKPITKLQRTVLLLVVFSAFLSLLRVQITQNLSYTFLLWNMFLAVIPFMIAEYVKIQEPEKLTKTKLILFIIAWLLFLPNAPYIITDFIHLKTNTKMAWYDLFMLFTNAATGTLLGLLSMVTFHDLVCQKWDKHIGKLFSIAVFFLCGFGIYLGRFLRFNTWDILFSPIDLIKESILSFKESTAWLITFGFGFLLWILFSVVKRSKIYV from the coding sequence ATGCTTATTAAACCAATAACAAAATTGCAGAGAACAGTTTTATTACTTGTTGTATTCTCCGCATTTTTATCGCTGTTACGTGTTCAAATTACACAGAATTTGTCCTATACGTTTTTACTGTGGAATATGTTTTTAGCAGTTATTCCTTTCATGATTGCTGAGTATGTAAAAATTCAGGAGCCAGAGAAGTTGACTAAAACAAAGTTGATATTATTTATTATAGCTTGGTTATTATTCCTTCCAAATGCACCGTATATCATAACAGATTTTATTCATTTAAAAACAAATACTAAAATGGCTTGGTATGATTTGTTTATGTTATTTACAAATGCAGCAACAGGAACACTTTTAGGATTGTTATCAATGGTAACTTTTCACGATTTGGTTTGTCAAAAGTGGGATAAACATATTGGAAAACTATTTTCAATAGCAGTTTTCTTTTTGTGTGGATTTGGAATTTACTTGGGTCGCTTTTTAAGATTCAATACCTGGGATATATTATTTTCTCCAATAGACTTGATAAAGGAAAGTATCTTGAGTTTTAAAGAATCCACAGCTTGGTTAATCACCTTTGGGTTTGGATTTTTACTGTGGATATTATTTTCAGTTGTAAAACGAAGTAAAATATATGTTTAA
- a CDS encoding DUF3820 family protein, which produces MEPDKQFLIDTANMKMPFGKYKGTYLIDIPEYYMVWYKNKGFPNGKLGRMMALVYELQLNGLESILRKLRS; this is translated from the coding sequence ATGGAACCAGATAAACAATTTCTAATAGACACGGCAAATATGAAAATGCCTTTCGGAAAGTATAAAGGAACTTATTTAATTGATATTCCAGAATACTATATGGTTTGGTATAAGAATAAAGGATTTCCGAATGGAAAACTGGGAAGAATGATGGCATTAGTTTATGAATTACAACTTAATGGTCTTGAGAGTATTCTTCGAAAATTAAGATCATAA
- a CDS encoding DUF2459 domain-containing protein, protein MHFIKKSLKFSLYFLVSIAAYLLMAVVLSYITVNKKQQASDKSVYLSSNGIHLSLIIPKNELTNAVLKDLNLPYSCKFVRFGWGDVNFYLNIPTWNDFKFSYAFGALFLDNPTLVEVNAKNILNPDWTRVPIRTEQLEKLNIYIQETFKLDHSNHKVKIEQKMYPNSQLYQANGSYSPIKTCNTWVNTGFKRSGLKASFWTLFDFGLLNKYQ, encoded by the coding sequence ATGCACTTCATTAAAAAGTCATTAAAATTTTCACTTTATTTTTTAGTTAGTATTGCAGCGTATCTCTTGATGGCTGTTGTATTAAGTTACATTACAGTTAATAAGAAACAACAAGCAAGTGATAAAAGTGTTTATCTCAGTTCTAATGGAATTCATTTAAGTTTAATTATTCCAAAAAATGAGCTTACTAATGCTGTTCTTAAAGATTTGAACTTACCTTACTCGTGCAAATTCGTACGATTTGGTTGGGGAGATGTAAACTTCTATTTAAATATACCTACCTGGAACGATTTTAAGTTTTCATATGCCTTCGGTGCTTTATTTCTGGATAATCCTACTTTAGTAGAAGTTAATGCAAAAAACATTTTGAATCCCGATTGGACTAGAGTTCCAATTCGTACTGAACAATTAGAAAAACTGAACATTTATATTCAAGAAACTTTTAAACTTGATCATTCCAATCATAAAGTTAAAATCGAACAGAAAATGTATCCTAACTCCCAACTTTATCAAGCAAACGGATCTTATTCTCCGATAAAAACATGTAATACTTGGGTAAATACTGGCTTTAAACGAAGTGGATTAAAAGCTAGTTTTTGGACACTTTTTGATTTTGGACTTTTGAATAAATACCAATAA
- a CDS encoding NAD(P)-dependent oxidoreductase, giving the protein MKFGIIKERKNPPDKRVVFSPEKLKEFKTKFPQAEIVVESSDIRVFKDEEYAAAGFEVTNDLTDCDVLLGVKEVPVDNLIPNKKYFFFSHTIKKQPYNRKLLQAMLAKNIEMYDHETIIKANGARLIGFGRYAGLVGAYNGIRAIGLKEGSFALPKVETLADLDEVKSELDKIQLPNIKILLSGTGKVAKGAQEILDHLQIKQVSDALYLTSKFTEPVYCLVDVMEYAKRKDGKVGDKFEFYKDPTGYESNFMPYAKETDFFIAGHFYGDGAPYLFTREDVKSSDFNIKYVADISCDVDGPVATTLRASTIADPIYGYDAMSESEVDYKDDNAIVVMAVDNLPCELPKDASEGFGDMFLDHVIPAFYNNDKDGILERAKMTTDTGELTERYLYLQDYVEGNDNYALH; this is encoded by the coding sequence ATGAAGTTTGGAATCATTAAAGAGCGTAAAAACCCACCTGATAAAAGAGTTGTTTTTTCTCCAGAGAAATTAAAGGAATTTAAAACTAAATTTCCTCAGGCTGAAATTGTAGTGGAAAGTTCGGATATCAGAGTTTTTAAAGATGAAGAATACGCTGCGGCTGGTTTTGAAGTTACAAATGACCTAACAGATTGCGATGTATTATTAGGTGTAAAAGAAGTTCCTGTAGACAATTTAATACCGAACAAGAAGTACTTTTTCTTCAGTCACACTATTAAAAAGCAACCTTATAATAGAAAATTATTACAGGCAATGTTGGCTAAAAACATTGAAATGTATGATCATGAAACGATTATAAAAGCTAATGGTGCACGTTTAATCGGATTCGGAAGGTATGCTGGATTAGTTGGTGCTTATAACGGAATTAGAGCAATTGGTTTAAAAGAAGGATCATTTGCTTTACCAAAAGTAGAAACATTAGCAGATTTGGATGAAGTGAAAAGTGAATTAGATAAAATTCAACTTCCTAATATCAAAATTTTACTTTCTGGAACTGGAAAAGTAGCTAAAGGTGCTCAAGAAATATTAGATCATTTACAAATAAAGCAAGTAAGTGATGCTTTATATCTAACTTCTAAATTTACTGAACCTGTATATTGTTTAGTTGATGTGATGGAATATGCAAAACGCAAGGATGGTAAAGTTGGAGACAAATTTGAATTTTATAAAGATCCAACTGGTTATGAAAGTAACTTTATGCCATACGCTAAAGAAACTGATTTCTTTATTGCGGGTCATTTCTACGGTGATGGCGCTCCATATTTATTCACTAGAGAAGATGTGAAATCTAGTGATTTTAACATCAAATACGTTGCAGATATTTCATGTGATGTTGACGGGCCTGTTGCTACAACCTTAAGAGCATCTACAATTGCTGATCCTATTTACGGATATGATGCTATGTCTGAATCTGAAGTAGACTACAAAGATGATAACGCTATTGTAGTTATGGCAGTAGATAATTTACCTTGTGAATTACCTAAAGATGCTAGTGAAGGATTTGGAGACATGTTCTTAGATCATGTAATTCCAGCTTTTTACAACAATGATAAAGACGGAATATTAGAACGCGCTAAAATGACAACTGATACTGGAGAGTTAACGGAAAGATACCTATATTTACAAGACTATGTAGAAGGTAACGATAACTATGCACTTCATTAA